The genome window GAAGATCAAGCAGAAGGAAGTAGCCCTGCAGCAGCTGCAGGAGATGGGAGATATTCTCCCTGATTGATCAGGGATAGAGTTCGTCGTCTCGGCGGTCGGGTATGGAGCCTAGCTCTTTATCCTGGCTGTCTTCCGATACAAAAAGCCCACAGTAGCATTGCCCATATTCCTGAACGTCCATTTCACAATAGCTGCAGGGACAGATGATGTCCCTGTCTTTTTTCCTATCTCCCCAGGCTTCCCTGCAGGGGCAGTTGAAGTACCCAAGGGAGTTATACATTTCCATCAAACCATCGGCAATTGAGTCGACATGGTCTTTGTCATTATTGAGAATCAGTCCCTGTTTTTTACTGACTGCTTCCAGAAATAATTGAACATCTTCCCTTGTTTTCCTACCCATAAATCACTCCTCCTCTAGGAGTTCTTTTTCCCAGGCTATCCTGATGAACCCTGTTAGGATCTCTTTATCATCAATGATCAGTGTTGGATAACTCAGCCTCTTATCAAAGTGTGCTGCAAACTCAATTTTTAGATTTTTTTTATCTTCAGGGTCAATTTTATCCAGGTATAAGTAGTCATAACTGAAATCATTATCATCTAAAAATTGCTTGGCTTTTTTACAAAAGCTACAGGTTGTTAACCCCATAAAACGCAGTTGATGTTTGTTTCTACTCCCCTGGGTTGAATTAAATTTTGCATTTTCAAACATACCTGCTCCTTGTGAATGACTTGAGGTAATTCAGTAATAATACTGGATTATTCATTCCAAAATAATGTATCTTTCCATTGTAAGCAATTCAAAATATTTGTACAGCTTAATTCTTTTAGAGTTTTAGTATTCAGGAGATTCAAAATGATAGATGTTAAAGATATGGATGAGTACCTCGGTCTCATTAAATCTTCCAAGGCTGTATGTGCCCTTTTTACCGCCCAATGGTGTCCCGATTGTCAGGCGCTGAAACCCATAATGCCCGATCTGGAAGAGGAGTATAAAGAGGTCTGTGATTTTATCTCACTCGACAGAGATGCCTTTATTGATCTTTGCCAGGAAAAGGATATCTATGGCATTCCCAGTTTTATTGTATTTCAGGACGGTCTTGAACTGGGACGTTTTGTAAGCAAGGATGCTAAGACAAAAGCAGAAATTGATGCCTTCCTTAAGAAAACACTAAAGATCTGAATTCCTGAATGGTATTTAGATAATACTGGCAGTTCTGTTTCATATAACTTCTGATCTGAGGAATATTATGTCCCCAGCCGGCGGCCGCAATGGGAACGTTTGAGGATCGGCTCATCTGCACTGCCGGTTTTAGATCATCTAGAATCAAGGCTTCTGAAGGTTCAAGGTTGTACTGTCTGAGAATCTCCATGACGGGATAAGGATGGGGTTTCCGTTTGGTAGGATCAAAATTCCATCCGAAGACTATTTCGGGAAGATTTTCCGCTCCTGCATGCCTGTAATCTCTTCTGATGAGATCTTCTTCGGAGTGAGAGACCACGGTGATGATTCCTCCTTTCTCCTTAAACTCTTCTAAGATTTCCAGGTACCCTGGGAAGAAGTCCGGTATTCTCTCTTCTGTAAATTCTCTCCATATTCGGTATTCTTCCAAGATCTCATCTTCGGAGAACCTAAGTTCCCCAGTCATATATTCCATGATACCCGGTGTGAAATTCTTCAGATACCATTCTTCCAGCTGGATTGTCGGATGGTTTGGCCTGAGTCGTTTCATCACTTCCTGATGTGCCGGGTAGTGAATCAGAGCTGTACTCTCTACGGAGGTGTCGTCGTGATCGAGGATAAGGCATTTGAATTTCATTCTGTTTCTTCTCCGGGCAACTCCGCGTTTTCAAGGAGGCCCTGGTCTGTGCTTTTATTGTGTTCAA of Oceanispirochaeta crateris contains these proteins:
- a CDS encoding ferredoxin-thioredoxin reductase catalytic domain-containing protein, whose product is MGRKTREDVQLFLEAVSKKQGLILNNDKDHVDSIADGLMEMYNSLGYFNCPCREAWGDRKKDRDIICPCSYCEMDVQEYGQCYCGLFVSEDSQDKELGSIPDRRDDELYP
- a CDS encoding glutaredoxin family protein: MFENAKFNSTQGSRNKHQLRFMGLTTCSFCKKAKQFLDDNDFSYDYLYLDKIDPEDKKNLKIEFAAHFDKRLSYPTLIIDDKEILTGFIRIAWEKELLEEE
- a CDS encoding thioredoxin family protein, translating into MIDVKDMDEYLGLIKSSKAVCALFTAQWCPDCQALKPIMPDLEEEYKEVCDFISLDRDAFIDLCQEKDIYGIPSFIVFQDGLELGRFVSKDAKTKAEIDAFLKKTLKI
- a CDS encoding HAD family hydrolase — translated: MKFKCLILDHDDTSVESTALIHYPAHQEVMKRLRPNHPTIQLEEWYLKNFTPGIMEYMTGELRFSEDEILEEYRIWREFTEERIPDFFPGYLEILEEFKEKGGIITVVSHSEEDLIRRDYRHAGAENLPEIVFGWNFDPTKRKPHPYPVMEILRQYNLEPSEALILDDLKPAVQMSRSSNVPIAAAGWGHNIPQIRSYMKQNCQYYLNTIQEFRSLVFS